The following proteins come from a genomic window of Musa acuminata AAA Group cultivar baxijiao chromosome BXJ1-7, Cavendish_Baxijiao_AAA, whole genome shotgun sequence:
- the LOC135678183 gene encoding zinc finger CCCH domain-containing protein 43-like isoform X4, with the protein MAMEKPDAQPKADEENGEVKELGLGFRTLPNPPPPSSHGTDAIDGDLEKVGPDEKIAEKLQFCAVDQKKCTGGVGAFETEEDRGEKSDEEGGVGGEKEGLTGKADVEKVWETSKKVDAASKDDEGENRSMGISYPQRPGQLDCAYYLRTGICGYGANCKFNHPPRIRLTQLENLKARTREPELVQPISMEEKEEFPEKAGRKECKFFLMPGGCKFRNSCMFAHSQQKPEVSGIRLNFLGLPIRTGEKECPYYMRTGSCKFSSNCWFNHPDPTVVTAQDCVLEYQNGGSPKRHASAEMNMPNHIHSFNQTVTHLDSLPSYIPSFVPPPKGFNFNPNLRSQVPSSPSFPSSRNIQQPLCAISISNTSAIQQQGDMVYPERPGQPECPYFMKTGDCKFKSACKFHHPRSRLTGISSCNISPLGLPLRPDQPVCAFYSRLGICKYGPACKFDHPMDFASSASPTGRSGEVSDL; encoded by the exons ATGGCAATGGAAAAACCCgatgcgcagccgaaggcggacgAGGAGAACGGAGAGGTGAAGGAGTTGGGGTTAGGGTTTCGTACTCTTCCTAACCCTCCTCCCCCTTCGTCCCATGGGACAGATGCCATCGATGGCGACCTCGAGAAGGTGGGCCCGGACGAAAAGATAGCGGAGAAGCTCCAATTCTGCGCTGTAGATCAGAAAAAGTGCACTGGAGGAGTCGGAGCTTTTGAGACTGAGGAGGACCGTGGAGAGAAGTCGGATGAGGAGGGTGGTGTGGGTGGTGAGAAGGAAGGATTGACGGGGAAAGCTGATGTCGAGAAGGTCTGGGAGACGTCCAAGAAAGTCGATGCCGCGTCCAAGGATGACGAAGGGGAGAACAGGAGTATGGGGATTTCTTACCCGCAGAGGCCTGGGCAGCTTGACTGTGCTTACTACTTGAGGACTGGGATTTGTGGATACGGAGCCAACTGCAAGTTTAATCATCCTCCGAGAATAAGGCTCACTCAG CTTGAAAATCTGAAGGCAAGAACTCGGGAGCCAGAATTGGTTCAG CCTATTAGCATGGAGGAAAAGGAGGAATTCCCAGAAAAGGCTGGGCGAAAAGAATGCAAG TTCTTCTTAATGCCGGGAGGTTGCAAGTTTAGAAATTCCTGCATGTTTGCTCACTCTCAACAAAAACCTGAAGTATCAGGAATTAGGCTTAACTTTTTAGGGCTTCCAATCCGAACA GGAGAAAAAGAATGCCCCTACTACATGCGCACTGGCAGTTGCAAATTTTCGAGTAACTGCTGGTTTAACCATCCTGATCCTACTGTTGTAACTGCACAAGATTGTGTATTGGAATATCAAAATGGTGGATCTCCTAAACGACATGCTTCAGCGGAAATGAATATGCCAAATCACATTCATAGCTTCAACCAAACAGTTACTCACTTGGATTCCTTACCATCTTACATCCCAAGCttcgtccctcctcctaaaggttTCAACTTCAACCCTAACTTAAGGTCCCAG GTCCCATCAAGCCCATCGTTCCCTTCATCGAGGAATATACAGCAGCCTTTGTGTGCAATTTCCATTAGTAATACAAGTGCTATACAGCAGCAGGGAGACATGGTGTATCCTGAGAGACCTGGTCAACCAGAGTGTCCATACTTTATGAAGACTGGAGATTGTAAATTCAAATCAGCATGTAAATTTCATCATCCAAGAAGTCGCCTTACAGGAATTTCTAGTTGCAATATTAGTCCTCTAGGGCTTCCCTTGAGACCT GATCAACCAGTCTGTGCATTTTATAGCCGTCTCGGAATCTGCAAATATGGGCCTGCTTGTAAGTTTGATCATCCAATGGATTTTGCTTCTTCGGCATCACCAACAGGAAGATCTGGAGAAGTTTCAGACTTGTGA
- the LOC135679837 gene encoding lysine histidine transporter 1-like, giving the protein MAYQVDNVQIEEKAREKSIDDWLPITSSRKAKWWYSAFHNVTALVGAGVLSLPYAMAQLGWGPGIAVLILSWVITLYTLWQMVQMHEMVPGKRFDRYHELGQQAFGDKLGLWIVVPQQLTVEVGVNIVYMVTGGKSLKKFHDVLCPDCKSIKLTYFIMIFGSVHFVLSQLPNFNSISGVSLAAAVMSFSYSTVAWGASVHRGKQANVEYGYKSSSTAEAVFNFLSALGDVSFAYAGHNVALEIQATIPSTPEKPSKKPMWKGVVVAYIVVALCYFPVAFLGYWAFGNDVADNILITLNKPRWLIATANIMVVIHVIGSYQIYAMPVFDMIETVLVKKLHFPPGLAVRLIGRSTYVAFTMFVGMTFPFFGGLLGFFGGFAFAPTTYFLPCVMWLSVYKPRRFSLSWIINWICILLGVLLMILSPIGGLRQIIMDAKSYEFYS; this is encoded by the exons ATGGCTTATCAGGTTGATAACGTGCAGATCGAGGAGAAGGCGAGGGAGAAGTCGATCGACGACTGGCTCCCCATCACATCTTCTAGGAAGGCGAAGTGGTGGTACTCGGCcttccacaatgtcacggccttggtCGGCGCCGGCGTCCTCAGTTTGCCCTACGCTATGGCGCAACTTGGATG GGGCCCCGGCATTGCAGTGCTCATCCTGTCATGGGTCATCACCCTCTACACGCTGTGGCAAATGGTGCAGATGCACGAGATGGTGCCGGGGAAGCGGTTCGACCGGTACCACGAGCTGGGGCAGCAAGCCTTCGGCGACAAGCTCGGCCTTTGGATCGTCGTGCCGCAACAGCTCACCGTCGAGGTCGGCGTCAACATCGTGTACATGGTGACCGGCGGCAAGTCCCTCAAGAAGTTCCACGATGTCCTCTGCCCCGACTGCAAGTCCATCAAGCTCACCTACTTCATCATGATCTTCGGCTCCGTACACTTCGTGCTCTCCCAGCTCCCCAACTTCAACTCCATCTCCGGGGTCTCCTTGGCAGCTGCTGTCATGTCGTTCAG CTACTCCACCGTTGCCTGGGGAGCTTCGGTGCACAGGGGGAAGCAAGCCAACGTGGAGTACGGCTACAAGTCGTCAAGCACCGCAGAAGCCGTCTTCAACTTCTTGAGCGCACTGGGAGATGTGTCCTTTGCGTACGCCGGCCACAACGTGGCGTTGGAGATCCAAGCTACGATCCCGTCCACTCCCGAGAAGCCCTCCAAGAAGCCCATGTGGAAAGGCGTCGTCGTCGCCTACATCGTCGTTGCTCTCTGCTACTTCCCCGTGGCTTTCTTGGGGTACTGGGCGTTCGGCAACGACGTCGCCGACAACATCCTCATTACGCTGAATAAGCCGCGGTGGCTGATCGCCACGGCCAATATTATGGTCGTCATCCACGTTATCGGTAGTTACCAG ATCTACGCCATGCCTGTGTTCGATATGATAGAGACAGTGCTCGTCAAAAAGCTGCACTTCCCGCCGGGACTAGCCGTTCGCCTGATTGGACGCAGTACTTACGTTG CGTTTACGATGTTCGTCGGTATGACCTTCCCTTTCTTCGGCGGACTGCTTGGGTTCTTCGGCGGCTTTGCTTTTGCCCCGACAACATACTTC CTTCCCTGCGTCATGTGGCTTTCTGTTTACAAGCCTAGAAGATTCAGCTTATCTTGGATCATCAACTGG ATCTGCATTCTTCTCGGAGTTCTGCTGATGATTCTGTCGCCCATCGGAGGACTTCGGCAAATCATAATGGACGCCAAGAGTTACGAGTTCTACTCGTAG
- the LOC135678183 gene encoding zinc finger CCCH domain-containing protein 43-like isoform X3, with protein MAMEKPDAQPKADEENGEVKELGLGFRTLPNPPPPSSHGTDAIDGDLEKVGPDEKIAEKLQFCAVDQKKCTGGVGAFETEEDRGEKSDEEGGVGGEKEGLTGKADVEKVWETSKKVDAASKDDEGENRSMGISYPQRPGQLDCAYYLRTGICGYGANCKFNHPPRIRLTQLENLKARTREPELVQQPISMEEKEEFPEKAGRKECKFFLMPGGCKFRNSCMFAHSQQKPEVSGIRLNFLGLPIRTGEKECPYYMRTGSCKFSSNCWFNHPDPTVVTAQDCVLEYQNGGSPKRHASAEMNMPNHIHSFNQTVTHLDSLPSYIPSFVPPPKGFNFNPNLRSQVPSSPSFPSSRNIQQPLCAISISNTSAIQQQGDMVYPERPGQPECPYFMKTGDCKFKSACKFHHPRSRLTGISSCNISPLGLPLRPDQPVCAFYSRLGICKYGPACKFDHPMDFASSASPTGRSGEVSDL; from the exons ATGGCAATGGAAAAACCCgatgcgcagccgaaggcggacgAGGAGAACGGAGAGGTGAAGGAGTTGGGGTTAGGGTTTCGTACTCTTCCTAACCCTCCTCCCCCTTCGTCCCATGGGACAGATGCCATCGATGGCGACCTCGAGAAGGTGGGCCCGGACGAAAAGATAGCGGAGAAGCTCCAATTCTGCGCTGTAGATCAGAAAAAGTGCACTGGAGGAGTCGGAGCTTTTGAGACTGAGGAGGACCGTGGAGAGAAGTCGGATGAGGAGGGTGGTGTGGGTGGTGAGAAGGAAGGATTGACGGGGAAAGCTGATGTCGAGAAGGTCTGGGAGACGTCCAAGAAAGTCGATGCCGCGTCCAAGGATGACGAAGGGGAGAACAGGAGTATGGGGATTTCTTACCCGCAGAGGCCTGGGCAGCTTGACTGTGCTTACTACTTGAGGACTGGGATTTGTGGATACGGAGCCAACTGCAAGTTTAATCATCCTCCGAGAATAAGGCTCACTCAG CTTGAAAATCTGAAGGCAAGAACTCGGGAGCCAGAATTGGTTCAG CAGCCTATTAGCATGGAGGAAAAGGAGGAATTCCCAGAAAAGGCTGGGCGAAAAGAATGCAAG TTCTTCTTAATGCCGGGAGGTTGCAAGTTTAGAAATTCCTGCATGTTTGCTCACTCTCAACAAAAACCTGAAGTATCAGGAATTAGGCTTAACTTTTTAGGGCTTCCAATCCGAACA GGAGAAAAAGAATGCCCCTACTACATGCGCACTGGCAGTTGCAAATTTTCGAGTAACTGCTGGTTTAACCATCCTGATCCTACTGTTGTAACTGCACAAGATTGTGTATTGGAATATCAAAATGGTGGATCTCCTAAACGACATGCTTCAGCGGAAATGAATATGCCAAATCACATTCATAGCTTCAACCAAACAGTTACTCACTTGGATTCCTTACCATCTTACATCCCAAGCttcgtccctcctcctaaaggttTCAACTTCAACCCTAACTTAAGGTCCCAG GTCCCATCAAGCCCATCGTTCCCTTCATCGAGGAATATACAGCAGCCTTTGTGTGCAATTTCCATTAGTAATACAAGTGCTATACAGCAGCAGGGAGACATGGTGTATCCTGAGAGACCTGGTCAACCAGAGTGTCCATACTTTATGAAGACTGGAGATTGTAAATTCAAATCAGCATGTAAATTTCATCATCCAAGAAGTCGCCTTACAGGAATTTCTAGTTGCAATATTAGTCCTCTAGGGCTTCCCTTGAGACCT GATCAACCAGTCTGTGCATTTTATAGCCGTCTCGGAATCTGCAAATATGGGCCTGCTTGTAAGTTTGATCATCCAATGGATTTTGCTTCTTCGGCATCACCAACAGGAAGATCTGGAGAAGTTTCAGACTTGTGA
- the LOC135678183 gene encoding zinc finger CCCH domain-containing protein 43-like isoform X1: MAMEKPDAQPKADEENGEVKELGLGFRTLPNPPPPSSHGTDAIDGDLEKVGPDEKIAEKLQFCAVDQKKCTGGVGAFETEEDRGEKSDEEGGVGGEKEGLTGKADVEKVWETSKKVDAASKDDEGENRSMGISYPQRPGQLDCAYYLRTGICGYGANCKFNHPPRIRLTQLENLKARTREPELVQVSYSSISPICTDQPISMEEKEEFPEKAGRKECKFFLMPGGCKFRNSCMFAHSQQKPEVSGIRLNFLGLPIRTGEKECPYYMRTGSCKFSSNCWFNHPDPTVVTAQDCVLEYQNGGSPKRHASAEMNMPNHIHSFNQTVTHLDSLPSYIPSFVPPPKGFNFNPNLRSQVPSSPSFPSSRNIQQPLCAISISNTSAIQQQGDMVYPERPGQPECPYFMKTGDCKFKSACKFHHPRSRLTGISSCNISPLGLPLRPDQPVCAFYSRLGICKYGPACKFDHPMDFASSASPTGRSGEVSDL, encoded by the exons ATGGCAATGGAAAAACCCgatgcgcagccgaaggcggacgAGGAGAACGGAGAGGTGAAGGAGTTGGGGTTAGGGTTTCGTACTCTTCCTAACCCTCCTCCCCCTTCGTCCCATGGGACAGATGCCATCGATGGCGACCTCGAGAAGGTGGGCCCGGACGAAAAGATAGCGGAGAAGCTCCAATTCTGCGCTGTAGATCAGAAAAAGTGCACTGGAGGAGTCGGAGCTTTTGAGACTGAGGAGGACCGTGGAGAGAAGTCGGATGAGGAGGGTGGTGTGGGTGGTGAGAAGGAAGGATTGACGGGGAAAGCTGATGTCGAGAAGGTCTGGGAGACGTCCAAGAAAGTCGATGCCGCGTCCAAGGATGACGAAGGGGAGAACAGGAGTATGGGGATTTCTTACCCGCAGAGGCCTGGGCAGCTTGACTGTGCTTACTACTTGAGGACTGGGATTTGTGGATACGGAGCCAACTGCAAGTTTAATCATCCTCCGAGAATAAGGCTCACTCAG CTTGAAAATCTGAAGGCAAGAACTCGGGAGCCAGAATTGGTTCAGGTGAGTTATAGCTCTATTTCACCGATCTGTACAGAT CAGCCTATTAGCATGGAGGAAAAGGAGGAATTCCCAGAAAAGGCTGGGCGAAAAGAATGCAAG TTCTTCTTAATGCCGGGAGGTTGCAAGTTTAGAAATTCCTGCATGTTTGCTCACTCTCAACAAAAACCTGAAGTATCAGGAATTAGGCTTAACTTTTTAGGGCTTCCAATCCGAACA GGAGAAAAAGAATGCCCCTACTACATGCGCACTGGCAGTTGCAAATTTTCGAGTAACTGCTGGTTTAACCATCCTGATCCTACTGTTGTAACTGCACAAGATTGTGTATTGGAATATCAAAATGGTGGATCTCCTAAACGACATGCTTCAGCGGAAATGAATATGCCAAATCACATTCATAGCTTCAACCAAACAGTTACTCACTTGGATTCCTTACCATCTTACATCCCAAGCttcgtccctcctcctaaaggttTCAACTTCAACCCTAACTTAAGGTCCCAG GTCCCATCAAGCCCATCGTTCCCTTCATCGAGGAATATACAGCAGCCTTTGTGTGCAATTTCCATTAGTAATACAAGTGCTATACAGCAGCAGGGAGACATGGTGTATCCTGAGAGACCTGGTCAACCAGAGTGTCCATACTTTATGAAGACTGGAGATTGTAAATTCAAATCAGCATGTAAATTTCATCATCCAAGAAGTCGCCTTACAGGAATTTCTAGTTGCAATATTAGTCCTCTAGGGCTTCCCTTGAGACCT GATCAACCAGTCTGTGCATTTTATAGCCGTCTCGGAATCTGCAAATATGGGCCTGCTTGTAAGTTTGATCATCCAATGGATTTTGCTTCTTCGGCATCACCAACAGGAAGATCTGGAGAAGTTTCAGACTTGTGA
- the LOC103991129 gene encoding uncharacterized protein LOC103991129 — MAVFLRATRVTTLLDDDKAKARLREADDSHRVSGYDSSGSEHDSPSLSGLVHAFLEHAHGDSLSADVGAVAHPHHSSDDDHADDPDCTAAAVVRELMDPAAEGDRFRVRLAADVYSVVEGLSGLRTCCGAAGLRRAVMARLRASGYNAGICKARSDSSGGLNAGSHEYIDVVSAAAEGAGRRYIVDLEFAAEFEVARATEAYKTVLAALPRAAVAGEETMRQVVRVAADAVQRSLRAQDLHIPPWRKRQYMIAKWLGPYRRTTNAVPASPGGSVSSSGAEISCRSVGFTTAAWRRVPPPEHVRSHVAYITN; from the coding sequence ATGGCAGTCTTCCTTCGGGCGACGCGGGTGACAACCTTGCTTGACGACGACAAGGCAAAGGCCCGCCTTCGGGAAGCCGATGACAGCCACCGCGTGTCCGGCTACgacagcagcggcagcgagcacgATTCCCCTAGCCTGTCCGGTCTCGTCCACGCGTTCCTTGAGCACGCACACGGCGACTCCCTCTCCGCTGATGTCGGCGCCGTGGCGCACCCCCATCACAGCTCTGACGATGACCACGCTGACGATCCTGACTGCACCGCCGCTGCGGTGGTGCGGGAGCTGATGGACCCTGCCGCGGAGGGGGATCGGTTTCGAGTCCGGCTCGCGGCAGACGTCTACTCGGTGGTTGAGGGGCTTTCGGGGCTGAGGACCTGCTGCGGCGCCGCTGGATTACGTCGAGCGGTGATGGCGCGGCTGAGGGCGTCGGGTTACAATGCCGGGATCTGCAAGGCGAGGTCGGACTCGTCCGGCGGGCTCAACGCCGGCAGCCACGAATACATCGACGTGGtgtcggcggcggcggagggggccGGAAGGAGGTACATCGTGGACCTCGAGTTCGCGGCAGAGTTCGAGGTGGCGAGAGCGACGGAGGCGTACAAAACTGTGCTTGCGGCGCTCCCGCGGGCGGCGGTGGCAGGGGAGGAGACGATGCGGCAAGTGGTACGGGTGGCGGCGGACGCCGTTCAGAGGTCGCTCCGGGCGCAGGATCTCCACATCCCGCCGTGGCGCAAGAGACAGTACATGATCGCCAAGTGGCTGGGGCCCTACCGGAGGACCACGAACGCGGTGCCGGCATCTCCGGGCGGTTCCGTGAGCAGCAGCGGGGCAGAGATCAGCTGCCGCTCCGTGGGCTTTACGACGGCCGCGTGGCGAAGGGTCCCGCCACCCGAACACGTTAGAAGCCACGTGGCGTACATAACCAATTGA
- the LOC135678183 gene encoding zinc finger CCCH domain-containing protein 43-like isoform X2, producing MAMEKPDAQPKADEENGEVKELGLGFRTLPNPPPPSSHGTDAIDGDLEKVGPDEKIAEKLQFCAVDQKKCTGGVGAFETEEDRGEKSDEEGGVGGEKEGLTGKADVEKVWETSKKVDAASKDDEGENRSMGISYPQRPGQLDCAYYLRTGICGYGANCKFNHPPRIRLTQLENLKARTREPELVQVSYSSISPICTDPISMEEKEEFPEKAGRKECKFFLMPGGCKFRNSCMFAHSQQKPEVSGIRLNFLGLPIRTGEKECPYYMRTGSCKFSSNCWFNHPDPTVVTAQDCVLEYQNGGSPKRHASAEMNMPNHIHSFNQTVTHLDSLPSYIPSFVPPPKGFNFNPNLRSQVPSSPSFPSSRNIQQPLCAISISNTSAIQQQGDMVYPERPGQPECPYFMKTGDCKFKSACKFHHPRSRLTGISSCNISPLGLPLRPDQPVCAFYSRLGICKYGPACKFDHPMDFASSASPTGRSGEVSDL from the exons ATGGCAATGGAAAAACCCgatgcgcagccgaaggcggacgAGGAGAACGGAGAGGTGAAGGAGTTGGGGTTAGGGTTTCGTACTCTTCCTAACCCTCCTCCCCCTTCGTCCCATGGGACAGATGCCATCGATGGCGACCTCGAGAAGGTGGGCCCGGACGAAAAGATAGCGGAGAAGCTCCAATTCTGCGCTGTAGATCAGAAAAAGTGCACTGGAGGAGTCGGAGCTTTTGAGACTGAGGAGGACCGTGGAGAGAAGTCGGATGAGGAGGGTGGTGTGGGTGGTGAGAAGGAAGGATTGACGGGGAAAGCTGATGTCGAGAAGGTCTGGGAGACGTCCAAGAAAGTCGATGCCGCGTCCAAGGATGACGAAGGGGAGAACAGGAGTATGGGGATTTCTTACCCGCAGAGGCCTGGGCAGCTTGACTGTGCTTACTACTTGAGGACTGGGATTTGTGGATACGGAGCCAACTGCAAGTTTAATCATCCTCCGAGAATAAGGCTCACTCAG CTTGAAAATCTGAAGGCAAGAACTCGGGAGCCAGAATTGGTTCAGGTGAGTTATAGCTCTATTTCACCGATCTGTACAGAT CCTATTAGCATGGAGGAAAAGGAGGAATTCCCAGAAAAGGCTGGGCGAAAAGAATGCAAG TTCTTCTTAATGCCGGGAGGTTGCAAGTTTAGAAATTCCTGCATGTTTGCTCACTCTCAACAAAAACCTGAAGTATCAGGAATTAGGCTTAACTTTTTAGGGCTTCCAATCCGAACA GGAGAAAAAGAATGCCCCTACTACATGCGCACTGGCAGTTGCAAATTTTCGAGTAACTGCTGGTTTAACCATCCTGATCCTACTGTTGTAACTGCACAAGATTGTGTATTGGAATATCAAAATGGTGGATCTCCTAAACGACATGCTTCAGCGGAAATGAATATGCCAAATCACATTCATAGCTTCAACCAAACAGTTACTCACTTGGATTCCTTACCATCTTACATCCCAAGCttcgtccctcctcctaaaggttTCAACTTCAACCCTAACTTAAGGTCCCAG GTCCCATCAAGCCCATCGTTCCCTTCATCGAGGAATATACAGCAGCCTTTGTGTGCAATTTCCATTAGTAATACAAGTGCTATACAGCAGCAGGGAGACATGGTGTATCCTGAGAGACCTGGTCAACCAGAGTGTCCATACTTTATGAAGACTGGAGATTGTAAATTCAAATCAGCATGTAAATTTCATCATCCAAGAAGTCGCCTTACAGGAATTTCTAGTTGCAATATTAGTCCTCTAGGGCTTCCCTTGAGACCT GATCAACCAGTCTGTGCATTTTATAGCCGTCTCGGAATCTGCAAATATGGGCCTGCTTGTAAGTTTGATCATCCAATGGATTTTGCTTCTTCGGCATCACCAACAGGAAGATCTGGAGAAGTTTCAGACTTGTGA